A genome region from Mycobacterium florentinum includes the following:
- a CDS encoding circularly permuted type 2 ATP-grasp protein has product MLEVSLANQVETTRRGSRGGARALARSERIFSGYNSSDAYEMAFDEMFDAQGNVRGPYKGIYDELAPADASDLRARADALARAFIDQGITFSLSGQERPFPLDLVPRVLSSAEWNRLERGIVQRVKALEMYLDDIYGDQEILNDGVIPRRLVTSCEHFHRQAVGIVPPNGVRIHVAGIDLIRDEKGTWRVLEDNLRSPSGVSYVMENRRTMARVFPNLFATHRVRAVDDYASHLLRALRNSAATNEADPTVVVLTPGVYNSAYFEHSLLARQMGVELVEGRDLFCRDNQVYMRTTEGQTQVDVIYRRIDDIFLDPLQFRADSVLGVAGLVNAARAGNVVISSAIGNGVGDDKLVYTYVPTMIEYYLGEKPLLANVDTYRCWLDDEREEVLDRVGELVIKPVEGSGGYGIVFGPDASEKELAAVSKKIRDDPRSWIAQPMMELSTVPTRIGNALAPRYVDLRPFAVNDGDEVWVLPGGLSRVALVEGSRVVNSSQGGGSKDTWVLASRASAADRELGAAEVVRSLPKSMSEKGPDDDSPESPHQQPLQTEQPQDGKPAKRQKQKQQQQQRAGR; this is encoded by the coding sequence ATCCTAGAAGTGAGTCTTGCGAACCAGGTTGAAACAACCAGGCGCGGGTCGCGCGGCGGCGCGCGCGCGCTGGCGCGCTCCGAGCGCATCTTCAGCGGATACAACTCGTCCGACGCCTACGAGATGGCCTTCGACGAGATGTTCGATGCGCAGGGCAACGTGCGTGGCCCCTACAAGGGCATCTACGACGAGCTGGCGCCAGCGGACGCCTCGGACCTGCGGGCCCGCGCCGACGCGCTGGCCCGTGCGTTCATCGACCAGGGCATCACGTTCTCCCTGTCGGGCCAGGAGCGGCCGTTTCCGCTGGACCTGGTGCCGCGAGTGCTCTCCTCGGCCGAATGGAACCGGCTCGAGCGCGGCATCGTCCAACGGGTCAAAGCCCTCGAGATGTATCTCGACGACATCTACGGCGACCAGGAGATCCTGAACGACGGCGTGATCCCGCGTCGCCTGGTCACGTCCTGCGAACACTTTCACCGCCAGGCCGTGGGCATCGTCCCGCCCAACGGCGTGCGCATCCACGTCGCCGGCATCGACCTGATCCGCGACGAGAAGGGCACCTGGCGGGTTCTCGAGGACAACCTGCGCTCGCCCTCGGGCGTGTCGTACGTGATGGAGAACCGGCGCACCATGGCGCGGGTCTTCCCGAACCTGTTCGCCACCCATCGGGTGCGTGCCGTCGACGACTACGCCTCGCACCTGCTGCGGGCCCTGCGCAACTCGGCGGCCACCAACGAGGCCGACCCGACCGTGGTGGTGCTGACGCCCGGCGTCTACAACTCCGCGTACTTCGAGCATTCGCTGCTCGCCCGGCAGATGGGCGTCGAGCTGGTCGAGGGCCGCGACCTGTTCTGCCGCGACAACCAGGTGTACATGCGCACCACCGAGGGGCAGACCCAGGTCGACGTCATCTATCGGCGCATCGACGACATCTTCCTCGACCCGCTGCAGTTCCGCGCCGACTCGGTGCTGGGGGTGGCCGGTTTGGTCAACGCCGCCCGCGCCGGCAACGTCGTCATCTCCAGCGCGATCGGCAACGGCGTCGGCGACGACAAACTGGTCTACACCTACGTGCCGACCATGATCGAGTACTACCTCGGCGAGAAGCCCCTGCTGGCCAACGTGGACACCTACCGGTGCTGGCTGGACGACGAACGCGAGGAGGTGCTCGACCGGGTCGGCGAGCTGGTCATCAAGCCGGTCGAGGGATCCGGCGGCTACGGCATCGTGTTCGGTCCCGACGCGTCCGAGAAGGAACTGGCGGCCGTCAGCAAGAAGATTCGCGACGACCCGCGCAGCTGGATCGCGCAGCCGATGATGGAGCTGTCGACCGTGCCGACGCGGATCGGCAACGCGCTGGCACCGCGCTATGTCGACCTGCGGCCGTTCGCGGTCAACGACGGCGACGAGGTATGGGTGCTGCCGGGCGGGCTGAGTCGGGTGGCGCTGGTCGAGGGCTCGCGGGTGGTCAACTCCAGCCAGGGAGGTGGTTCCAAGGACACCTGGGTGCTGGCGTCGCGCGCGTCGGCCGCAGATCGTGAGCTGGGTGCCGCCGAGGTGGTGCGTTCGTTGCCGAAGTCCATGTCCGAGAAGGGGCCCGACGACGACTCGCCGGAGTCGCCGCACCAGCAGCCCCTGCAGACTGAGCAACCGCAGGATGGGAAGCCGGCGAAAAGGCAGAAGCAAAAGCAGCAACAACAACAGAGGGCAGGTCGCTGA
- the rpsT gene encoding 30S ribosomal protein S20, translated as MANIKSQQKRIKTNERARLRNKSVKSSLRTAVRAFREAAEAGDKDKAAELLVSTNRKLDKAATKGVIHKNQAANKKSALARSLNKI; from the coding sequence GTGGCCAACATCAAGTCGCAGCAGAAGCGCATCAAGACGAACGAGCGCGCCCGACTGCGCAACAAGTCCGTGAAGTCCTCGCTGCGCACCGCCGTGCGCGCGTTCCGTGAAGCCGCCGAGGCAGGCGACAAGGACAAGGCCGCGGAATTGCTGGTGTCGACCAACCGCAAGCTGGACAAGGCGGCCACCAAGGGCGTCATCCACAAGAACCAGGCCGCCAACAAGAAGTCGGCGCTGGCGCGGTCCCTCAACAAGATCTGA
- the holA gene encoding DNA polymerase III subunit delta — translation MHLVLGDEDLLVERAVADVLRAARRRAGTDDIPVNRMRAGDVSTYELAELLSPSLFADERIVVLEAAAEAGKDAVAMIAGAAADLPPGTMLVVVHSGGGRARALADQLKALGAEVHPCARITKLSERVDFIRKEFRALRVKVDEDTVTALLDAVGSDVRELASACSQLVADTGGEVDEAAVRRYHSGKAEVKGFDIADKAVAGDVAGAAEALRWAMMRGEPLVVLADALAEAIHTIGRVGPLSGDPYRLAGELGMPPWRVQKAQKQARRWSRDSVATAMKVVAELNANVKGAAADADYALESAVRKVAELVADRGR, via the coding sequence TTGCACTTGGTCCTGGGGGACGAGGATCTGCTGGTCGAACGAGCCGTGGCCGATGTGCTGCGGGCGGCGCGTAGACGCGCCGGCACCGACGACATCCCGGTCAATCGCATGCGGGCCGGCGACGTCAGCACCTATGAGCTCGCCGAGCTGCTGAGCCCGTCGCTGTTCGCCGACGAACGCATCGTCGTGCTGGAAGCCGCGGCCGAAGCAGGCAAGGACGCGGTCGCGATGATCGCCGGGGCCGCCGCCGACCTGCCGCCGGGAACGATGCTGGTGGTGGTGCACTCCGGTGGCGGGCGGGCCAGGGCGCTCGCCGACCAGCTCAAGGCGCTGGGCGCCGAGGTTCACCCCTGCGCCCGGATCACCAAGCTGAGCGAACGAGTCGACTTCATCCGCAAGGAGTTTCGCGCGCTGCGAGTCAAGGTCGACGAGGACACGGTGACCGCCCTGCTGGATGCCGTCGGCTCCGACGTGCGGGAGCTGGCCTCCGCCTGCTCACAGTTGGTCGCCGACACCGGTGGCGAGGTCGATGAGGCCGCGGTGCGCCGCTATCACAGCGGCAAGGCCGAGGTGAAGGGCTTCGACATCGCCGACAAGGCCGTCGCCGGGGATGTCGCGGGCGCGGCCGAGGCGCTGCGATGGGCGATGATGCGCGGCGAGCCGCTGGTGGTGCTGGCCGACGCGCTGGCCGAAGCCATCCACACCATCGGCCGGGTGGGGCCGCTCTCCGGCGACCCGTACCGGCTGGCCGGGGAGCTGGGGATGCCGCCCTGGCGGGTGCAGAAAGCGCAGAAGCAGGCCCGGCGCTGGTCGCGCGACAGTGTGGCAACCGCGATGAAAGTCGTCGCGGAACTCAACGCCAACGTCAAGGGAGCCGCCGCGGACGCCGACTACGCGCTGGAATCAGCGGTCAGAAAGGTGGCCGAACTGGTGGCCGACCGGGGCCGATAG